In Euphorbia lathyris chromosome 9, ddEupLath1.1, whole genome shotgun sequence, the following are encoded in one genomic region:
- the LOC136205626 gene encoding pentatricopeptide repeat-containing protein At3g22470, mitochondrial-like → MPISALSFSFLHAPYSTPAKLRGAQTQYTFPDPISSFNHMLRMNPPPSVIQFNKLLSALVRMNHLHTVLSFSKQMESLGIRPDVYTSNILINCFCHLNQVDFGFSVLGKMCKIGLEPDIITFNTLINGLCIQGYLVEAVNCFDKIVAIVYQPNVKTYNAIVNSLSKTGKFNVSFGLLEEMARRGCQPNVVTYNSIIDSLCKYSQVDEAFHLFSKIKIEGISLNIVTYTCLIQGLCYSNKWEKASALFNEMSTQNIAPNLVTFNMLVDELCKEGMVDKARCVVGTMIQKGIELDVITYTSLIDGFGLDRQMHQARKVFNMMTNKDYNLNVCTYNILINWYCKWKMIDETEQLLDEIIRKGLSPDSYTYNALIRGFCYTRSPGEAMSLFKDLCASGYRPNIITYSALLHCFCKVKNFDVVVSLLHEMKKNKLKPNIFIYNILMDGMCRVGRLKDAKKLFSKLSTQGLQPDVHAYTIMISGLCREGLLNEAYNVFKEMEENGCSPNSCSYNVIIQGFLRHKSLSKAIGLIREMRDHGFSADNTTVALVVDLSCEKGYDILKNL, encoded by the coding sequence ATGCCTATTTCTGcgctttctttttcttttcttcatgCTCCTTATTCCACCCCTGCAAAACTAAGAGGAGCTCAAACACAATACACCTTTCCGGATCCCATTTCTTCCTTCAACCACATGCTTCGTATGAATCCTCCCCCTTCTGTTATTCAATTTAACAAATTATTATCTGCACTTGTTAGAATGAATCATCTCCATACTGTCCTTTCTTTCTCCAAGCAGATGGAATCCTTGGGTATTAGACCTGATGTttatacttctaatattttgaTCAATTGCTTTTGCCATTTAAACCAGGTAGATTTTGGATTCTCTGTTTTAGGGAAGATGTGCAAAATTGGTTTAGAGCCTGACATCATAACCTTTAATACTTTGATTAATGGTTTATGTATACAAGGTTACCTTGTTGAAGCAGTAAATTGTTTTGATAAGATAGTTGCAATAGTATATCAACCTAATGTGAAGACCTATAATGCCATTGTCAATTCTTTGTCTAAGACGGGAAAATTCAATGTGTCATTTGGGTTGCTTGAAGAAATGGCTAGGAGAGGTTGCCAGCCTAATGTGGTGACATACAACTCTATTATTGATAGTCTTTGTAAGTATAGTCAGGTTGACGAAGCATTTCATCTATTCTCAAAGATTAAAATTGAAGGAATTTCACTTAATATTGTTACTTACACTTGTTTAATTCAAGGTTTATGCTATTCGAATAAGTGGGAAAAAGCTTCTGCATTGTTCAATGAAATGTCGACTCAGAACATAGCACCAAATTTAGTTACCTTCAATATGCTTGTTGATGAATTATGTAAGGAAGGAATGGTAGATAAAGCTAGATGTGTGGTCGGAACAATGATTCAGAAGGGTATAGAGCTTGATGTTATCACTTACACTTCGTTGATAGATGGATTTGGTTTGGATAGGCAGATGCATCAAGCTAGGAAAGTGTTTAATATGATGACAAACAAGGATTATAATCTTAATGTTTGTACCTATAACATATTGATTAATTGGTACTGTAAATGGAAAATGATTGATGAGACAGAGCAACTTCTGGATGAAATAATACGTAAAGGTTTAAGTCCTGACAGTTATACTTATAATGCACTTATACGTGGCTTTTGCTACACAAGAAGTCCTGGGGAAGCCATGAGTCTTTTTAAAGACTTGTGTGCAAGTGGCTATCGTCCAAACATAATAACTTACTCAGCTTTGCTACATTGCTTCTGTAAAGTTAAGAATTTTGATGTTGTCGTCAGCCTACTACAtgaaatgaagaagaacaagttaaagcctaacatatttatttataatattctaATGGATGGGATGTGCAGAGTTGGGAGGCTCAAAGATGCAAAGAAATTATTTTCTAAGCTTTCCACTCAAGGGTTGCAACCTGATGTTCATGCGTATACTATAATGATAAGTGGACTTTGTAGAGAAGGATTGCTAAATGAAGCTTACAATGTCTTTAAGGAAATGGAAGAAAATGGTTGCTCACCAAATAGCTGCTCTTACAATGTGATTATTCAAGGATTTCTTCGGCACAAGAGTCTGTCTAAGGCAATAGGGCTTATTCGTGAAATGCGTGATCATGGCTTTTCAGCAGATAACACTACAGTAGCTTTAGTAGTAGATTTATCTTGCGAGAAAGGCTATGACATTCTGAAAAATTTGTAA